In Mycolicibacterium alvei, a single window of DNA contains:
- a CDS encoding Lrp/AsnC family transcriptional regulator: MDEAVTHVQLDEIDRRLIRELVKDGRVSMLALAQRAHVSRTHVYARIERLEKAGVIEGFTARINMEKAGLSTSALIALTILQDSWRGLSEQLKTLRYVERFTLVGGDFDVVVMVRTPDNQTLRDVVLERIHSMPGIRSSRTWLVFEEWTEQGYEWL; encoded by the coding sequence ATGGATGAAGCGGTGACACACGTTCAACTCGATGAGATCGACCGGAGGTTGATCAGAGAGCTGGTCAAGGACGGCCGGGTGTCGATGCTGGCTTTGGCGCAACGCGCACACGTCTCCCGTACGCACGTCTACGCCCGGATCGAGAGGCTGGAAAAGGCCGGTGTCATCGAGGGTTTCACCGCTCGGATAAACATGGAGAAAGCCGGGCTTTCCACCTCGGCATTGATCGCTCTGACGATTCTGCAAGATTCCTGGCGGGGGCTGTCTGAGCAGCTGAAGACACTTCGCTATGTCGAGCGATTCACTCTGGTCGGTGGAGACTTCGACGTGGTGGTGATGGTGCGCACCCCCGACAATCAGACCCTGCGCGACGTCGTACTCGAGCGGATTCACAGCATGCCCGGAATCCGTTCGAGCCGTACGTGGTTGGTGTTCGAGGAGTGGACCGAGCAGGGCTACGAATGGTTGTGA
- a CDS encoding thiamine pyrophosphate-dependent dehydrogenase E1 component subunit alpha: MTVVESTDVSLYQKFLPADAAVQFLGPTGQPVPSTARYARPDGQRLVAMYRNMVLGRRFDEQAAALTKQGRLAVYPSSRGQEACQIAAAMCLRAEDWLFPTYRDSMALSARGIDPVDILRSLAGDWHCCFDPAQHHTAPQSTPLATQLLHAAGLAHAQARKATGAAVLALCGDGATSEGDFHEALNFAAVFRAPVIFLVQNNGFAISVPLARQSVAPSLAHKGVGYGIGSEQVDGNDPVAMLAVMNEAREYVLNGNGPVIVEAHTYRVSGHTNADDPRRYRTDDEVTEWLARDPIRRLEIYLRAEGLIDDSYAAAVASEAEDLATTIRDGMNRDRPVEIDDLFRYVYAEPTPSLREQQQQARADFTAELTEDRQ, from the coding sequence GTGACGGTGGTCGAATCGACCGACGTATCGCTTTATCAGAAGTTCCTTCCCGCCGACGCGGCAGTGCAGTTCCTCGGCCCCACCGGTCAGCCGGTCCCCAGCACCGCCCGCTACGCCCGGCCCGACGGTCAGCGATTGGTCGCCATGTATCGCAATATGGTGCTGGGGCGTCGTTTTGACGAGCAGGCGGCGGCGTTGACGAAACAGGGCCGGCTGGCCGTCTATCCCTCTTCTCGCGGGCAGGAGGCCTGCCAGATCGCGGCAGCGATGTGCCTGCGCGCCGAGGACTGGCTCTTCCCGACGTACCGCGATTCGATGGCCCTGTCGGCCCGCGGCATCGACCCCGTCGACATCCTCAGATCACTTGCCGGCGACTGGCACTGCTGCTTCGATCCCGCACAGCACCACACCGCTCCGCAGTCCACACCGCTGGCCACCCAGCTCCTCCACGCCGCCGGCCTGGCACACGCCCAGGCCCGCAAGGCCACCGGCGCGGCGGTGTTGGCCCTGTGCGGCGACGGCGCCACCAGCGAAGGCGATTTCCACGAGGCGCTCAACTTCGCCGCGGTATTCCGGGCGCCGGTGATCTTCCTGGTGCAGAACAACGGCTTCGCGATCAGCGTTCCGCTGGCACGCCAGTCAGTGGCGCCGTCCCTGGCGCACAAGGGGGTTGGGTACGGCATCGGCAGTGAGCAGGTCGACGGCAATGATCCTGTTGCCATGCTCGCTGTGATGAACGAAGCCCGAGAATATGTGCTGAACGGGAACGGGCCGGTGATCGTCGAAGCGCACACGTATCGGGTGTCGGGCCATACCAACGCCGACGACCCGCGCCGGTATCGCACCGACGACGAGGTGACCGAGTGGCTGGCCCGCGATCCCATCCGACGGCTGGAGATCTACTTGCGCGCCGAAGGCCTCATCGACGACTCCTACGCCGCGGCTGTGGCTTCCGAGGCAGAAGACCTGGCCACCACGATCCGGGACGGCATGAACCGCGATCGGCCCGTCGAGATCGATGACTTGTTCCGGTATGTCTACGCGGAGCCCACCCCTTCGCTCCGGGAACAACAACAGCAGGCGCGCGCCGATTTCACCGCTGAACTCACAGAGGACCGACAATGA